In Sphingobacterium thalpophilum, a genomic segment contains:
- a CDS encoding IS5 family transposase, with protein MLGKNPEKKPELFRPMLVDFIDHEHELVLLSEKIDWNYFEKEFSPLYSKVGNPSHPIRFMVGCLLLKHLYNLGDETLEKAWIMNPYMQHFCGRVFFEHEFPCDPSNFVHFRKRIGEKGIEKIFAYSVRMHDAKTNTSNFVLSDTTVQENNTSFPTDAKLCKKVIDYCNKIAGNEGIKQRQRYTKVSKQMVRNTYNGKHPKRAKAARKSQRQLKTIAMRLIRELQRNFNAEQQEFYKDLMTLYTKVVTQKRNDADKIYSIHKPFTRCIAKGKAHSQYEFGNKVGLITTANKGKKIILGIKAFLQTPYDGHTIEPLLEQMETGGQKLPKELLYDRGGRGKSEIKGVKISIPSTPRKKDTAYQKQTKRKKFRTRAAIEPIIGHLKTDFRLAKNYFMGETGPQINALLAATAWNMKKMMELLKQKIIFLFYKIQIMLFSNPVFKNKLNSGFC; from the coding sequence ATGTTGGGGAAAAATCCAGAAAAGAAGCCAGAATTATTTCGCCCAATGTTGGTGGATTTTATTGACCACGAGCATGAACTTGTTCTACTTTCAGAAAAAATAGATTGGAATTATTTTGAGAAAGAATTTTCGCCCTTGTATTCCAAAGTGGGCAATCCGAGCCATCCGATTCGGTTTATGGTGGGTTGTTTGCTACTGAAACATTTGTATAATTTGGGCGATGAGACGTTGGAAAAAGCCTGGATCATGAATCCTTATATGCAGCATTTTTGTGGCAGGGTTTTCTTTGAACACGAATTTCCTTGTGACCCGAGTAATTTTGTTCATTTCCGAAAAAGAATTGGCGAAAAAGGTATCGAAAAAATCTTTGCCTACAGCGTAAGAATGCACGATGCCAAGACGAACACCTCAAATTTTGTTTTGTCCGATACTACCGTTCAGGAGAATAATACCTCTTTTCCTACCGATGCAAAATTGTGCAAAAAAGTGATTGATTATTGCAACAAAATAGCCGGAAATGAAGGCATAAAACAAAGACAACGCTACACAAAAGTCAGCAAACAAATGGTGCGCAACACCTACAACGGAAAACATCCCAAGCGGGCAAAAGCGGCAAGGAAATCTCAAAGACAGCTCAAAACCATCGCCATGAGACTGATTCGTGAATTGCAACGGAATTTTAATGCAGAACAGCAAGAATTTTATAAAGATTTAATGACATTGTACACCAAGGTTGTCACACAAAAAAGAAACGATGCCGATAAAATTTACAGCATTCACAAGCCTTTTACCCGATGTATTGCCAAAGGAAAAGCGCATAGCCAGTATGAATTTGGGAATAAGGTAGGTTTGATAACCACCGCCAACAAAGGCAAGAAAATCATTCTCGGGATTAAAGCATTTTTGCAAACTCCTTACGATGGTCACACCATAGAACCACTTTTGGAACAGATGGAAACCGGTGGTCAAAAGCTCCCAAAAGAACTCCTTTACGATAGAGGTGGCAGAGGAAAATCAGAAATAAAGGGCGTGAAAATCTCCATCCCAAGCACTCCAAGAAAAAAAGACACTGCTTATCAAAAGCAGACAAAGCGCAAAAAATTTAGAACCAGAGCGGCAATAGAACCTATCATCGGACATTTAAAAACCGATTTTAGGCTGGCAAAAAATTACTTCATGGGAGAAACGGGACCACAAATCAATGCATTACTAGCTGCAACCGCTTGGAACATGAAGAAAATGATGGAACTACTGAAACAGAAAATTATTTTCTTATTTTATAAGATACAAATTATGCTGTTTTCTAATCCTGTTTTTAAAAATAAATTAAATAGTGGGTTTTGTTAA
- a CDS encoding RagB/SusD family nutrient uptake outer membrane protein — translation MKRDNKIQLIILLLTLFFFESCSKGFLIDDPKGKKLETNYFKTSEELYSGLIAAYSVLSREISDRSSSWYNSKLVPLNAASDECYAGGGNSSDQPAWQAMSNYKTLTPTVGPQSGFWGNNFDGIYRSNLVIEKAQENIADLTDANRSRFVAEAKFLRAYFYFELVRLFKNVPLILGPISADKWYTIAQVPAGETYAQIEKDLKESITILPEVLPTTENGRATRGAAMALLGKVILFQNKEDRMYEAAEYFEKVSGSGHYQLLTKYGEIFDPTHKFNAESILEIPHTNAQNATWEHGYILGNIYPTIIGPRAYSGPIYFSGGYGFNPIIEKFALEMKGDPRYPYTIANIDSLVKNNVGASYSQGYQNSGYFIQKFAPLKKFESTTGIAEINWPNNYIEIRLADVYLMAAEALLRSGRPTVGSHSAQWFLDQVRKRVNLVSIPATLDNIYQERKLELATEGHRWYDLVRTGKAKGALAFKGFELNKNEILPIPLNELNNTKIKQNPNY, via the coding sequence ATGAAAAGAGATAATAAAATACAACTAATCATTTTGCTCTTGACCCTGTTTTTCTTTGAAAGCTGTTCGAAAGGTTTTTTAATAGATGATCCTAAAGGGAAAAAACTGGAAACCAATTATTTCAAGACGAGTGAGGAGCTTTACAGCGGATTAATAGCTGCTTATTCCGTATTGTCCAGAGAGATTTCAGATAGATCAAGTAGCTGGTATAACAGTAAGTTGGTGCCGTTAAATGCGGCATCAGATGAATGTTATGCCGGCGGTGGAAATTCGAGTGACCAACCCGCATGGCAGGCCATGTCGAACTATAAGACATTGACCCCTACAGTCGGGCCTCAATCCGGATTCTGGGGAAATAATTTCGATGGTATATACCGATCCAATCTTGTGATCGAGAAAGCTCAGGAAAATATAGCTGATCTAACAGACGCAAATAGAAGTCGCTTTGTTGCGGAAGCAAAATTTCTGAGAGCCTATTTCTATTTTGAATTAGTACGGTTATTTAAAAATGTACCCTTAATTCTCGGTCCTATTTCCGCGGATAAATGGTATACCATTGCGCAGGTTCCAGCTGGTGAAACTTATGCTCAAATTGAGAAAGATCTTAAGGAATCCATAACCATTCTTCCGGAAGTTTTGCCCACAACGGAAAATGGACGAGCGACCCGTGGGGCCGCGATGGCCTTATTGGGCAAAGTGATCTTATTTCAAAATAAAGAGGACCGAATGTATGAAGCAGCCGAATATTTTGAAAAGGTGTCTGGCTCGGGGCATTATCAGCTGCTTACAAAGTATGGGGAAATTTTTGATCCAACTCATAAATTCAACGCTGAATCAATTTTAGAGATCCCACATACAAATGCACAAAACGCCACCTGGGAACATGGGTATATTCTAGGTAATATTTACCCTACAATTATCGGTCCCCGTGCATATTCCGGACCGATTTACTTTAGTGGTGGTTATGGGTTTAATCCCATTATTGAAAAGTTTGCATTGGAGATGAAAGGAGATCCACGCTATCCTTATACCATTGCAAATATAGATAGCCTAGTCAAAAATAATGTCGGTGCAAGCTATAGTCAGGGATATCAAAACTCGGGTTATTTTATACAAAAATTTGCACCATTAAAGAAGTTTGAATCCACTACGGGGATTGCAGAGATAAATTGGCCAAATAATTATATCGAAATACGATTAGCCGATGTCTATTTAATGGCAGCTGAAGCCTTGTTGCGTTCGGGGCGGCCAACTGTAGGAAGCCATTCTGCGCAGTGGTTTTTGGATCAGGTTAGAAAAAGAGTGAATTTGGTCAGTATTCCCGCCACACTTGACAATATCTATCAGGAGAGAAAACTGGAGTTAGCAACCGAGGGGCATCGATGGTATGATCTTGTGAGAACCGGAAAGGCAAAAGGAGCCCTGGCATTTAAAGGATTTGAATTGAACAAAAACGAAATTTTGCCTATTCCATTGAATGAACTAAACAATACCAAAATAAAACAAAACCCAAATTATTAA
- a CDS encoding TonB-dependent receptor gives MNYRNFKSGALTMLLLSGGTLLYAQQRIQVNGKVLSKDGVSLPGTSITVKDNRTGQKAIFSAGDKGLFQLKNIKVNELYNLYFEHLGYLPDSVTNFRVYGNENNALLIRLIAKEQRLDDVIVIGYGTQSKSNITGAISSVKAKDLVDMPVSRLEDALKGRASGVNITANSGLPGTTSTVNIRGITSINGGNPLYVVDGIPVEGGIDYLNPSDIASIEVLKDGASAAIYGTKAGAGVIIVSTKKGAIGKIKLNFNGYYGFQQPERRVKVATGEQYAILRNESFLAANPDKPLLFSDPKSFGRGTDWQDQIFNNSAPISNQELSINGGNDKSTFYISAGHYAQDGIVLSDISKYRRYTMRINSSHKIFDWLTFSENISYAKTKNKIEVSENNYLGGTPLISALNLDPLTPVVVTDPKQINAEPYLSNKDLLMYDNSGNPYGISKYVKEMANPLAYAKTKAGNFYWGDKFAGSAFLEAEPIKDLKLRSTIGFDYAFWGMEAFNPRYYLNEVFSNRGSNSYNRDMNKALTWIWTNTMNYERRFGLHQATILLGTEAIDRSAQFGLNGNFLNLPVDNFKDASLNFPTIPSNTVATGWEAQPYTMASYFVRGTYNYDGRYLFTGVVRRDGSSHFGRNNLYATFPAVSLGWVLSKEPFLKNSTVVNFLKLRVGYGVTGNENIAPFLFVSTVGGAGMYVVGDKIEVGNAPQAPANQDLKWERIAQSNIGLDGKLFDYFNFSIDYYQKKTSDMLLAVTLPSYLGATASPYGNIASMRNNGVEVELGYQRNLGGVGIDVSGNASYVRNEITDLGVNAFFAGAGFQAASYEISRKMVGQPMNFFYGFQNMGIFQSATEVDQYRSAKGELIQPEAKPGDFKWADLNQNGKIDADDRTYLGDPTPHWTFGLNLGLKYKDFDMKIFGQGVAGNKIFQQLRRLDLANANYMAAALDRWTGPGTSDQYPRLTDNDLNGNFTNPSSFYLHNGAFFRIKTLQLGYNFPTTLLEKINMSHARVYLSGNNLFTFTEYDGYDPEIGGGLFGIDRGIYPQARSFTLGLNITF, from the coding sequence ATGAACTATAGAAATTTTAAATCAGGAGCATTGACCATGCTTTTACTGAGCGGGGGAACTTTGCTTTATGCGCAGCAACGAATACAAGTCAATGGAAAAGTATTGTCAAAAGATGGTGTTTCACTTCCAGGAACAAGTATCACTGTAAAAGACAATCGGACTGGTCAAAAAGCAATTTTTTCAGCCGGCGACAAAGGACTATTTCAATTGAAAAATATAAAAGTCAACGAATTATATAACCTTTATTTTGAGCACCTTGGATATTTGCCCGATTCTGTGACCAATTTTAGAGTGTATGGTAATGAAAATAATGCCTTACTGATCCGATTGATAGCCAAGGAGCAGCGATTGGATGATGTGATAGTGATCGGCTACGGTACGCAAAGTAAAAGTAATATTACCGGAGCTATATCTTCTGTAAAAGCAAAAGATCTGGTGGACATGCCCGTAAGCAGACTGGAGGATGCATTAAAAGGGCGGGCTTCAGGAGTCAATATTACGGCCAATTCCGGTTTACCTGGAACAACTTCCACGGTTAATATCAGAGGTATTACCTCAATTAATGGCGGCAATCCGCTCTATGTGGTCGACGGGATCCCTGTAGAGGGCGGAATAGATTATTTAAATCCTTCAGATATAGCATCAATTGAAGTACTCAAAGATGGAGCATCCGCTGCAATTTATGGTACAAAAGCTGGTGCCGGGGTTATTATCGTATCCACAAAAAAGGGGGCGATAGGCAAAATAAAATTGAATTTTAACGGATATTATGGTTTCCAGCAACCTGAAAGAAGAGTGAAGGTCGCAACAGGGGAGCAGTATGCAATTTTGCGAAATGAATCCTTTTTAGCAGCCAACCCAGATAAACCGCTCTTGTTTTCTGATCCAAAGTCGTTTGGGAGAGGCACGGACTGGCAAGACCAGATATTTAATAATTCGGCTCCGATTAGCAATCAGGAATTAAGCATCAATGGCGGAAACGATAAATCTACTTTTTATATTTCTGCTGGTCACTATGCACAGGACGGTATTGTATTATCCGATATTTCCAAATACAGACGATATACCATGCGCATTAATTCGTCTCATAAAATATTTGATTGGCTTACTTTTTCAGAAAATATTTCCTACGCAAAAACTAAAAATAAAATAGAAGTTTCTGAAAATAACTATTTGGGAGGTACACCGCTTATTTCCGCATTGAATTTAGATCCATTGACACCAGTCGTTGTTACCGATCCCAAACAAATAAATGCTGAGCCCTATCTTTCCAATAAAGATCTTTTGATGTACGATAATAGTGGAAACCCCTATGGCATATCAAAATATGTCAAGGAAATGGCCAATCCTTTAGCCTATGCAAAAACCAAAGCTGGAAATTTTTATTGGGGAGATAAGTTTGCAGGGAGCGCTTTTTTGGAGGCAGAACCAATTAAAGATCTAAAATTGCGGTCTACGATCGGCTTTGATTACGCCTTCTGGGGGATGGAAGCATTTAATCCAAGATATTACCTCAACGAGGTCTTTTCCAATCGGGGGAGCAATAGCTATAATCGGGACATGAATAAGGCATTAACTTGGATCTGGACAAATACCATGAACTATGAACGAAGATTTGGCTTACATCAGGCAACCATATTATTGGGTACAGAAGCCATCGATAGGTCTGCCCAGTTTGGACTAAATGGTAATTTCCTTAATTTGCCAGTGGACAATTTCAAAGATGCCAGTCTAAATTTTCCGACGATTCCATCCAATACCGTTGCAACAGGCTGGGAAGCTCAGCCCTATACAATGGCCTCCTATTTTGTCAGAGGTACTTATAATTATGACGGTCGTTATCTATTTACAGGCGTAGTTCGTCGTGATGGTTCGAGCCATTTTGGACGAAATAATCTATATGCTACTTTTCCCGCAGTTTCGTTGGGTTGGGTTTTGTCCAAGGAACCCTTTTTGAAAAATAGTACAGTGGTTAATTTTCTCAAACTTAGGGTTGGCTATGGCGTTACAGGCAATGAAAATATAGCTCCATTTTTATTTGTTTCAACGGTTGGCGGAGCGGGAATGTACGTGGTCGGTGATAAAATAGAAGTAGGGAATGCACCTCAGGCTCCGGCAAACCAAGATTTAAAATGGGAACGGATTGCTCAGAGTAATATCGGTCTGGATGGTAAGCTATTTGACTATTTCAATTTCAGTATTGATTACTATCAGAAGAAAACATCCGATATGTTATTGGCTGTTACATTACCATCTTATTTAGGAGCGACAGCTAGCCCTTACGGTAATATTGCTTCAATGCGGAATAATGGTGTAGAGGTAGAGCTGGGATATCAACGAAATCTTGGTGGTGTGGGAATTGATGTTTCAGGAAATGCGTCCTATGTCCGTAACGAGATAACAGATTTAGGAGTCAACGCCTTCTTCGCAGGAGCCGGTTTTCAGGCGGCATCCTATGAAATAAGTCGTAAAATGGTGGGGCAGCCGATGAATTTCTTTTATGGTTTTCAAAACATGGGGATTTTTCAATCAGCGACAGAAGTAGATCAATATCGGAGTGCTAAGGGTGAGTTGATTCAACCGGAAGCAAAACCTGGCGATTTCAAATGGGCAGATTTGAACCAAAATGGCAAAATAGATGCTGATGACCGTACCTATCTGGGGGACCCAACACCACATTGGACCTTTGGCTTGAATCTGGGACTAAAATATAAAGACTTTGATATGAAGATTTTTGGCCAGGGTGTCGCTGGTAACAAAATTTTTCAACAGTTACGGCGGCTAGACCTAGCTAACGCCAACTATATGGCCGCTGCATTGGACCGTTGGACAGGCCCGGGCACGAGTGATCAATATCCCCGGTTAACAGATAACGATTTGAATGGAAACTTCACCAATCCAAGTTCATTTTATCTGCATAATGGTGCCTTTTTTAGAATTAAGACATTGCAACTAGGTTATAATTTCCCTACCACACTTTTGGAGAAGATCAACATGAGCCATGCAAGAGTTTATCTCAGCGGTAATAACCTCTTCACGTTCACGGAGTATGATGGTTATGACCCCGAAATAGGGGGTGGTTTATTTGGGATCGACCGTGGAATATACCCACAGGCACGCTCATTCACATTAGGTTTAAATATTACATTTTAA
- a CDS encoding FecR family protein, whose product MSNQKYTSQEIDQFLANQCTAEEAKSIARYLEENTEELDKIEIFEHLVEEEMIVIAADQKELFLGTLIQPNKIVPLWRKYLAVASLIAVFLTSVFLIYRLQNDSVPIKSKDEINYVEIANQSLQDTLIILPDHSRILMNPKSKLRYPFDFKTNRSIRQLAGSILYKVAKDSVHPFRVNLDDIVTQAVGTEFWVSKQHNEIAITLLEGRVKLNSLDPYYELKDLYLEPGQICKIDKNNRKLNIAQLVTTHHTASVPNRSQRPYFGQGLEGVTWSTDEVVFDQVQLNRLIGQLEQQYHVKINVDGVNLQKQSFTGRVFVTDSLETLLQAICEINNLDYSIKNKTYYIKPKSKNK is encoded by the coding sequence ATGTCGAATCAGAAGTATACTTCCCAAGAAATTGACCAATTTTTGGCAAACCAGTGTACAGCCGAAGAAGCGAAGTCAATTGCTCGCTACTTGGAGGAGAACACAGAGGAGCTGGATAAAATCGAAATCTTCGAACATCTTGTAGAAGAGGAAATGATCGTTATTGCCGCTGATCAAAAAGAACTGTTTTTAGGAACATTAATTCAGCCGAATAAAATTGTACCACTATGGAGGAAATATCTCGCAGTAGCCAGTCTTATTGCTGTTTTTCTAACAAGTGTATTCTTAATTTATAGGCTTCAGAATGATAGCGTCCCTATAAAATCAAAAGATGAAATAAATTATGTAGAAATAGCAAATCAGTCTTTACAAGATACATTGATCATCTTGCCAGACCATTCACGTATCTTAATGAACCCAAAGTCTAAACTCAGGTACCCATTTGATTTTAAAACAAATAGAAGTATCCGGCAATTAGCTGGAAGTATCCTTTATAAAGTAGCTAAGGACAGTGTCCATCCATTTCGTGTAAATTTAGATGATATTGTCACACAAGCTGTCGGAACAGAATTTTGGGTTTCAAAGCAACACAATGAGATTGCCATTACTCTTTTGGAGGGAAGGGTGAAACTTAATTCACTTGATCCTTATTACGAATTAAAAGATCTCTATTTAGAGCCGGGACAAATCTGTAAAATCGATAAAAATAACCGCAAATTGAATATTGCACAACTTGTAACAACGCATCATACAGCTTCTGTACCAAATAGGTCACAAAGGCCATATTTCGGACAGGGTCTTGAAGGTGTCACATGGTCAACTGATGAAGTGGTTTTTGATCAGGTACAGCTAAATCGACTCATTGGTCAACTGGAGCAACAGTATCATGTAAAAATAAATGTCGATGGTGTCAATCTTCAAAAGCAATCATTTACCGGGCGTGTATTTGTAACAGATTCTTTAGAGACCCTTTTACAGGCTATCTGTGAAATAAATAATCTAGATTATAGCATTAAAAACAAGACATATTATATTAAACCTAAATCCAAGAACAAATAG
- a CDS encoding glycosyl hydrolase family 18 protein, translated as MKTLKLSLLSMAIGSLLIAGACQKEIATIGSPTKGDFDVIQRDDNHFVLINKTKGSNISTWNIPNLGKSFQGDSVSLYIGGSGTYDVLLYPATKGGIDSVVKQIKVAKNDPVLFKKQSDIVVSGWYNDGWNAESHQIYMNNNTLFSEVNPYWYNLGTGTDAIGKTVADGSIYERSYAFNASMITQVRNKGDLFIPTVGDMSTGQLNTILSNTTARQNLINNLVNKAIQRNYDGWDLNFEHANESGKQAFSLFVHDLGAALQAQGKVLDVTIGGFENATKESYWIFDYDGLNIPQVRYIKIMAYDQFLGPNPSLNPVGDINWVEDILNYAITTRGVPAKKIILGIANYGWSFKQNPTTQNMEIIYPFTTYSQYMAKAGFASWYQPWCEELYGEWTENGIYHAAFFNNAESVGKRLALVNTYGIAGVCFWVLGREDAAIYSNKIPTILGAGR; from the coding sequence ATGAAAACACTTAAATTGAGCTTATTGAGTATGGCTATTGGCAGCCTGCTTATTGCTGGCGCATGTCAAAAGGAAATCGCTACCATTGGATCCCCTACAAAGGGTGACTTCGATGTTATTCAGCGAGATGACAATCATTTTGTACTGATCAACAAAACAAAAGGGAGTAATATTTCCACCTGGAATATTCCAAATTTAGGAAAAAGCTTTCAGGGAGATTCTGTATCACTTTATATTGGTGGATCGGGCACTTATGATGTGTTGCTATATCCTGCTACAAAGGGTGGGATAGACTCTGTTGTGAAACAGATAAAAGTTGCGAAAAATGATCCCGTACTATTTAAGAAACAAAGCGATATTGTCGTATCGGGCTGGTACAATGATGGCTGGAATGCGGAGAGCCATCAAATATATATGAATAATAATACATTGTTTTCGGAAGTCAATCCCTATTGGTACAATTTGGGAACAGGAACTGATGCAATAGGTAAAACAGTCGCAGATGGTTCAATCTACGAGCGTAGTTATGCATTCAATGCAAGTATGATAACCCAGGTGCGTAATAAAGGCGATCTATTTATCCCTACAGTGGGTGATATGTCAACAGGTCAGTTAAATACGATTTTGTCTAATACAACAGCACGGCAAAATTTGATAAACAACCTCGTAAATAAAGCAATACAGCGTAACTATGATGGTTGGGACCTAAATTTTGAACATGCAAATGAAAGTGGTAAACAAGCTTTCTCATTGTTTGTCCATGATTTAGGTGCAGCTCTCCAAGCCCAAGGTAAAGTTTTGGATGTTACCATCGGCGGATTTGAAAATGCAACCAAAGAATCCTATTGGATATTTGATTATGATGGCTTGAATATTCCCCAGGTGAGATACATTAAAATCATGGCATATGATCAGTTTTTAGGCCCCAATCCGTCGCTCAACCCTGTTGGGGACATTAACTGGGTGGAAGATATTCTAAATTATGCGATAACGACTAGGGGAGTACCTGCAAAAAAAATAATATTAGGCATTGCCAATTATGGTTGGTCCTTTAAACAAAATCCTACAACGCAAAATATGGAAATTATTTATCCGTTTACGACTTATAGTCAATATATGGCGAAGGCAGGATTTGCGAGTTGGTATCAGCCTTGGTGTGAAGAGCTCTATGGCGAATGGACCGAAAACGGAATATATCATGCTGCATTTTTTAACAATGCAGAAAGTGTCGGTAAACGGCTTGCACTGGTAAATACCTATGGTATTGCAGGGGTTTGTTTTTGGGTTTTAGGACGTGAAGACGCTGCGATTTATTCGAATAAAATCCCTACTATTTTAGGTGCAGGACGGTAA
- a CDS encoding tyrosine-type recombinase/integrase: MRTRQFKNARIVRAADGDWRVVYEYRIPGQAGKFRKFYVRDGINYIHDPEEKELAAQQLRDDIDYVLAYGFNPFLPEEILCSQISEQERTLNIHREEKSQKPWSVPEATEKFLEYCRKCELQNNTVRTYVSFLNNLKKYVESMDDPHIPCSELNDLHIQDFLDYYFFEEEWTPRTYNNHAKFMSQFFGRIAKLEKKHNRGIKYEIDLSDLIIKKDRAEKNRYYSPIVAEKVKAELIKDQELYNYSKWIFYSCMRPKEIRFLKVQHIDLYSRQIKVPGPTGKTGDRLVPICDELHELILEMGIDRADLNYFVFGKGQRISQEQVYEDYFRRRYQKIKDLLKLDYNYTLYSWKHTRVVSLITAGFDDNQVMTLTGHRDRAAFEAYKRELVIDNTVMKRKTINF, translated from the coding sequence ATGAGGACAAGACAGTTCAAGAACGCGCGGATCGTCAGGGCAGCAGATGGGGACTGGAGAGTCGTTTATGAGTACCGGATCCCCGGCCAGGCGGGAAAATTCAGAAAATTCTATGTCAGGGATGGAATCAACTACATCCATGACCCTGAGGAAAAGGAACTGGCCGCGCAGCAGCTCAGGGATGACATAGATTACGTACTGGCCTACGGATTCAACCCATTTCTGCCTGAAGAGATCCTTTGCAGCCAAATCAGTGAACAAGAAAGAACCTTAAACATCCACAGGGAGGAAAAATCCCAAAAACCATGGTCGGTACCGGAAGCTACAGAAAAATTTCTTGAATACTGCCGAAAATGCGAATTACAGAATAATACGGTACGCACCTATGTCTCCTTCCTCAACAATCTTAAAAAATATGTGGAATCCATGGATGATCCCCATATCCCCTGCTCAGAATTAAATGATCTCCATATACAGGATTTTCTGGACTATTATTTCTTTGAAGAGGAATGGACTCCCAGAACATATAACAATCACGCGAAGTTCATGAGTCAGTTCTTTGGCCGGATCGCCAAACTGGAGAAGAAACATAACCGTGGCATAAAATATGAAATAGACCTTTCCGATCTGATCATCAAGAAAGATAGAGCTGAAAAAAACAGGTATTACTCCCCTATCGTTGCTGAAAAAGTCAAAGCAGAACTTATCAAAGATCAGGAACTCTACAATTATTCCAAATGGATCTTCTATTCCTGTATGAGACCAAAAGAGATCCGTTTTCTAAAGGTACAGCATATCGATCTATATTCCCGACAGATCAAGGTTCCCGGACCTACCGGAAAGACAGGCGACAGACTTGTACCGATCTGTGATGAACTCCATGAACTTATACTGGAAATGGGAATCGATAGGGCTGATCTCAACTATTTTGTCTTTGGAAAAGGACAACGTATTTCACAGGAACAGGTCTATGAGGATTATTTCAGGAGAAGATATCAAAAAATCAAAGACCTACTTAAACTTGACTACAATTATACGCTGTATTCCTGGAAGCACACACGGGTCGTTTCACTGATCACAGCAGGATTTGATGATAACCAGGTGATGACCCTTACTGGCCACAGGGACAGGGCTGCCTTTGAAGCATATAAAAGAGAGCTTGTCATCGACAACACAGTAATGAAGCGAAAAACAATAAATTTCTAA
- a CDS encoding sigma-70 family RNA polymerase sigma factor has protein sequence MAYLSESLFSELFFQYYDKIYTGLYKKTNSHEIAQDLTQITFLNIWKYKDSFKSDFPVDVQIYRKAKLVFIDWLRKEANQRALMNELRADLPTSIQNSSIELREELNQAMLKLPKMRRKVFELAYIEGYSHKEIAEQLNISVKTVDAHVYQSLQQLRKILAYLNLCFILFLK, from the coding sequence ATGGCTTACCTATCCGAGAGTTTGTTCAGTGAGCTTTTTTTTCAATATTATGATAAAATTTATACCGGTCTGTATAAAAAGACAAATTCACATGAGATCGCACAAGATCTTACACAAATAACATTTCTCAATATCTGGAAATACAAAGATTCATTTAAATCAGATTTTCCGGTAGATGTTCAAATTTATAGGAAGGCAAAACTTGTTTTTATCGATTGGTTGCGAAAAGAGGCAAATCAAAGGGCATTGATGAATGAGCTGAGAGCAGATCTTCCAACCTCCATTCAAAATTCGTCAATAGAACTCCGTGAGGAACTTAATCAGGCCATGTTGAAACTCCCAAAGATGCGACGTAAGGTCTTCGAACTTGCCTATATCGAAGGTTACTCACATAAAGAAATAGCCGAACAGCTTAACATTTCTGTTAAAACGGTAGATGCCCACGTCTACCAGTCTCTCCAACAGCTCAGAAAGATTTTAGCATACCTCAATCTATGTTTTATACTGTTTTTAAAATAA